One Thermoanaerobacter pseudethanolicus ATCC 33223 DNA window includes the following coding sequences:
- a CDS encoding ATP-dependent Clp protease ATP-binding subunit, with product MAMFGRFTERAQKALYLAQEEARSFYHNYVGTEHILLGLLKEDEGIAARVLKKLGVTYETTREKVLSLIGMGNIPGDVVGYTPRAKRVLELSLSEARRFNTSYVGTEHILLGLLREGEGVAVRILMEQGIDFNRVREEIVKMLNEEPAGGPAKAAKVKNTNTPTLNQFGRDLTELARDGKLDPVIGREKEIERVIQILSRRTKNNPVLIGEPGVGKTAIVEGLAQKIVEGEIPEILKDKRVVTLDMASMVAGTKYRGEFEDRLKTVLNEVIKAGNVILFIDEMHTLIGAGAAEGAIDASNILKPALARGEIQVVGATTLDEYRKYVERDPALERRFQPIIVDEPTVEETIEILKGLRDKYEAHHRVKITDEALEAAARLSHRYIADRFLPDKAIDLIDEAASRVRLKTVTAPPEIKELEDKINDLIKEKEEAIRTQEYEKAAKIRDEEQKLREELEKLKAKWQQNSLSNEKSVGPEEIAQVVSLWTGIPVKKLAEEESERLLHLEEVLHERVIGQDEAVEAVARAIRRARVGLKDPKRPIGSFIFLGPTGVGKTELTKALAEALFGDENAMIRLDMSEYMERHTVSKLIGSPPGYVGFEEGGQLTEKVRRKPYSVILLDEIEKAHPDVFNILLQILEDGRLTDSKGRTVDFKNTVIIMTSNVGAELLKKQSTLGFMPQEKEDKASYDKIKETLMAELRKTFRPEFLNRVDEIIVFHQLSKEDIEKIADIMIKELNDRLKENDIKLDFTPEAKEEIIKQGYDPNYGARPLRRVIQRIVENQLSELMLQGEVKPGDELIVTAKDGKIEFVKKDAIKKA from the coding sequence ATGGCGATGTTTGGAAGATTTACAGAAAGAGCTCAAAAAGCTCTTTATTTGGCTCAAGAGGAAGCGAGGTCTTTTTATCATAACTATGTAGGGACAGAACACATTTTATTAGGATTGTTAAAAGAAGATGAAGGAATTGCAGCAAGAGTTTTAAAAAAACTGGGAGTAACTTATGAAACTACAAGAGAGAAGGTATTGTCTTTGATTGGAATGGGAAATATTCCAGGAGACGTGGTAGGTTATACACCACGAGCTAAAAGGGTATTGGAATTGAGTCTTAGTGAGGCAAGGAGATTTAATACCAGCTATGTAGGGACAGAGCATATTTTGTTAGGACTTTTAAGAGAAGGCGAAGGAGTTGCTGTAAGAATTTTAATGGAACAAGGTATAGATTTCAATAGGGTGAGAGAGGAGATTGTAAAAATGCTTAATGAAGAGCCTGCAGGAGGACCTGCAAAGGCTGCAAAAGTTAAAAATACCAATACACCTACTTTAAATCAATTTGGAAGAGATTTAACTGAGCTTGCAAGAGACGGCAAACTTGACCCTGTAATAGGAAGAGAAAAAGAGATTGAAAGAGTTATACAAATCTTAAGCAGAAGGACAAAGAATAACCCTGTCCTAATAGGTGAACCGGGTGTCGGTAAAACTGCTATTGTAGAAGGTCTTGCGCAAAAGATTGTAGAAGGAGAAATTCCTGAAATTTTGAAAGATAAAAGAGTTGTAACTTTAGACATGGCTTCTATGGTAGCAGGTACAAAGTACAGAGGCGAATTTGAAGATAGGTTAAAAACAGTATTAAATGAGGTTATAAAGGCAGGAAATGTGATACTATTTATAGATGAGATGCACACTTTGATAGGAGCAGGTGCAGCAGAGGGTGCAATAGATGCATCAAATATTCTAAAACCGGCACTTGCAAGAGGTGAAATTCAAGTAGTTGGAGCTACTACTTTGGATGAGTACAGAAAATATGTAGAAAGAGACCCTGCATTAGAGAGACGATTCCAACCAATAATTGTAGATGAACCAACTGTGGAGGAGACTATTGAGATATTAAAGGGCTTGAGAGATAAGTATGAAGCCCATCATAGGGTTAAAATTACTGACGAAGCTTTAGAAGCAGCAGCTAGACTTTCTCACAGATATATTGCAGATAGATTTTTACCTGATAAAGCTATAGACTTAATAGATGAAGCAGCTTCTCGCGTAAGACTAAAGACAGTGACAGCTCCTCCAGAGATAAAAGAACTGGAAGATAAAATCAATGACCTTATAAAAGAGAAGGAAGAAGCGATAAGAACTCAAGAATACGAAAAAGCTGCAAAAATAAGAGATGAAGAACAAAAATTGAGAGAAGAATTAGAAAAATTAAAAGCTAAATGGCAACAAAATTCTCTTTCTAATGAAAAAAGTGTAGGACCTGAAGAAATCGCACAAGTCGTATCTCTGTGGACAGGAATACCTGTTAAAAAGTTAGCTGAAGAGGAATCAGAGAGATTGCTCCACTTAGAGGAGGTATTGCATGAAAGAGTTATAGGACAAGATGAAGCAGTAGAAGCAGTGGCAAGAGCTATAAGAAGGGCAAGAGTAGGCTTAAAAGATCCAAAAAGGCCAATAGGTTCATTTATCTTCTTGGGGCCTACTGGTGTTGGTAAAACAGAACTTACAAAGGCTTTGGCAGAAGCTCTTTTTGGTGACGAAAATGCTATGATTAGGCTTGATATGTCAGAATACATGGAAAGACACACCGTTTCTAAACTTATTGGTTCACCTCCAGGATATGTAGGATTTGAAGAAGGAGGACAATTAACAGAAAAAGTAAGAAGAAAACCCTATTCAGTAATCTTGCTGGATGAAATTGAAAAAGCGCATCCTGACGTGTTTAACATTCTCCTTCAAATATTAGAAGATGGACGACTCACAGATTCAAAAGGTAGAACTGTAGACTTTAAAAATACCGTTATAATCATGACATCAAACGTGGGAGCAGAACTTTTGAAAAAGCAATCTACTTTAGGATTTATGCCTCAAGAAAAAGAAGACAAAGCCTCTTATGACAAAATAAAAGAAACATTGATGGCAGAGTTGAGAAAGACCTTTAGACCTGAATTCTTAAATAGGGTGGATGAGATAATTGTATTTCATCAACTCTCAAAAGAAGATATTGAAAAGATTGCTGATATAATGATTAAAGAATTGAATGACAGACTAAAAGAGAACGACATTAAACTGGACTTTACTCCTGAAGCCAAAGAGGAAATTATCAAACAGGGATATGACCCCAACTACGGTGCAAGGCCTTTAAGAAGAGTTATACAAAGAATTGTAGAGAATCAACTGTCTGAACTTATGTTGCAAGGAGAAGTGAAGCCAGGAGATGAACTTATTGTAACTGCAAAAGACGGAAAAATAGAGTTTGTGAAAAAGGACGCTATAAAAAAGGCTTAG
- the radA gene encoding DNA repair protein RadA — MAKSTTKFVCRECGFESSKWMGRCPNCDSWNSFEEEAIESSKNFRKTKDRSQIYLLEDVTFSEEERIRTGIEEFDRVLGGGIVKGSLVLIGGDPGIGKSTLLLQVAGNISDSRKVLYVSGEESVQQIKLRADRILKEKQRIYLLCETNIEEIERKIDENKPDFVIIDSIQTIYTEESETIPGSVSQIRQVTQKLMEIAKQKDISIFLIGHVTKEGAIAGPKVLEHMVDTVLYFEGDRTQSFRILRAVKNRFGATHEIGVFDMEEDGLCEISNPSEFILSNKPKDVSGTAVVSSIQGTRPILMEVQSLICKTTFGVPRRMATGFDYNRFILLLAVIEKRLGINLSQFDAYVNVAGGMKIQEPAADLGIIASSLSGYFNIPIPEDVCFIGEVGLTGEVRGVSNIDKRIGEAQKMGFSQVFIPEMKTKEIKKFGNIKVTKIKDIKDIMDFLREREQKASS; from the coding sequence ATGGCCAAATCAACTACAAAGTTTGTGTGTAGAGAGTGTGGCTTTGAAAGTAGTAAATGGATGGGAAGATGTCCTAATTGTGACAGCTGGAATTCTTTTGAGGAAGAAGCTATAGAGAGTTCAAAAAATTTTAGGAAAACTAAAGATAGATCACAAATATACCTTCTTGAAGATGTAACTTTTTCAGAAGAGGAAAGAATAAGGACAGGGATTGAAGAGTTTGACAGGGTTTTAGGCGGCGGAATTGTAAAAGGTTCTCTTGTTTTAATAGGTGGTGACCCAGGAATTGGGAAGTCTACTTTGCTATTACAAGTAGCAGGTAATATTTCTGATAGCAGGAAGGTACTTTATGTGTCAGGAGAGGAATCAGTTCAACAGATTAAATTGAGGGCAGATAGAATTTTGAAAGAGAAACAGCGAATATATCTTTTGTGCGAAACAAATATAGAAGAGATAGAGAGAAAAATTGATGAGAATAAGCCGGATTTTGTTATTATTGATTCTATACAGACGATATACACTGAGGAAAGTGAGACAATACCGGGAAGTGTGTCTCAGATAAGACAAGTGACTCAAAAGCTGATGGAAATTGCAAAACAAAAAGACATAAGTATTTTTTTGATAGGGCATGTTACAAAAGAAGGAGCAATAGCGGGACCCAAAGTTTTGGAACATATGGTGGACACGGTTTTATATTTTGAAGGGGATAGGACCCAGTCTTTTAGGATATTGCGGGCTGTAAAAAACCGTTTTGGCGCAACTCACGAAATAGGAGTTTTTGATATGGAGGAGGATGGGCTTTGTGAGATAAGCAATCCTTCTGAATTTATTCTCTCAAATAAGCCGAAAGATGTTTCAGGGACTGCTGTTGTATCTTCTATTCAAGGGACGAGGCCAATTTTAATGGAAGTTCAGTCTTTGATATGTAAGACTACTTTTGGAGTGCCGCGAAGAATGGCCACTGGATTTGACTACAATCGCTTTATATTGCTTTTGGCAGTTATAGAAAAAAGACTGGGCATAAATCTTTCACAATTTGATGCATATGTAAATGTGGCTGGAGGAATGAAAATTCAAGAGCCAGCTGCTGACCTTGGAATAATTGCTTCATCTCTTTCTGGATATTTTAATATACCTATTCCTGAAGATGTTTGTTTTATAGGAGAGGTGGGATTGACGGGAGAAGTAAGAGGAGTCAGCAATATAGATAAACGAATAGGTGAAGCACAAAAGATGGGATTTTCTCAAGTTTTTATTCCTGAGATGAAAACAAAAGAAATAAAAAAGTTTGGGAATATAAAGGTTACTAAAATAAAGGACATAAAGGATATTATGGATTTTTTGAGAGAAAGAGAACAAAAAGCGTCTTCATAA
- a CDS encoding PIN/TRAM domain-containing protein, whose product MLYKIIRGGIGLLGMAAGFELTKLLLDLVKDQNFVPIQLNYFSTVIAYIIGTLIGGIIFYVISPKFIKWGKDFEQWLEAKLQNMPIDEILIGAFGLIVGLIVANLLSAPLYPILVVGKVVPILLNLFLGYLGIRISLKKKDDILNVFSFMKKLGPQKTVKNEYSGIPKILDTSVIIDGRIFDICKTGFIEGPLIIPAFVLEELRHIADSSDSLKRNRGRRGLDVLNKIQNELNIKVEIVDKEIDAAEVDTKLLKLAQMLKGKIITNDYNLNKVAEFHRVPVLNINELSNAVKPIVLPGEEMVVQVIKDGKEAGQGVAYLDDGTMIVVDGGKKFIGNTIEVLVTSVLQTAAGRMIFAKPKQAEQEKAI is encoded by the coding sequence ATGTTGTATAAAATTATAAGAGGTGGAATTGGATTACTGGGAATGGCAGCGGGTTTTGAATTGACAAAGCTTTTGCTAGATCTTGTAAAAGATCAGAATTTTGTGCCTATACAGTTAAATTATTTTTCAACAGTGATAGCTTATATTATAGGTACTTTAATAGGTGGAATCATATTTTACGTCATTTCTCCTAAATTTATAAAGTGGGGGAAAGACTTTGAACAGTGGTTGGAAGCAAAACTTCAGAATATGCCGATTGATGAAATTTTAATAGGAGCATTCGGGCTAATAGTAGGGCTTATTGTGGCTAATTTGTTAAGCGCGCCTCTTTATCCTATCTTAGTTGTAGGAAAAGTAGTGCCAATTCTTTTGAATTTGTTTTTGGGGTATTTGGGCATTAGAATTTCTTTAAAGAAAAAAGATGATATTTTAAATGTATTTTCTTTTATGAAAAAGTTGGGACCGCAAAAGACTGTTAAAAACGAGTATAGTGGAATTCCAAAAATTTTGGATACCAGTGTAATTATAGATGGCAGGATATTTGACATATGTAAGACGGGCTTTATTGAAGGACCTTTAATAATTCCAGCTTTTGTATTAGAGGAATTAAGGCATATTGCAGATTCTTCAGATTCTTTAAAGAGAAATAGGGGTAGACGGGGACTGGATGTTTTAAATAAGATACAAAATGAGTTAAATATCAAAGTAGAAATTGTAGATAAGGAAATTGATGCGGCAGAAGTAGATACAAAACTTTTGAAACTTGCCCAAATGCTAAAAGGCAAAATAATAACTAATGATTATAATTTAAACAAAGTAGCAGAATTTCACAGGGTCCCTGTTTTGAATATAAATGAACTTTCCAATGCAGTAAAACCAATTGTTCTTCCTGGAGAAGAAATGGTAGTGCAAGTTATTAAAGATGGCAAAGAGGCCGGCCAAGGAGTTGCTTATTTGGACGATGGTACGATGATTGTTGTAGACGGTGGCAAAAAATTCATAGGTAATACCATAGAAGTGCTTGTTACTAGTGTTTTGCAAACTGCCGCAGGAAGGATGATATTTGCAAAGCCCAAACAGGCAGAACAAGAAAAGGCTATATGA
- the ispD gene encoding 2-C-methyl-D-erythritol 4-phosphate cytidylyltransferase, with protein MNVSAVIVAAGKGIRMGHTVNKVYLTIAGKPVLYYSLKAFDEIDWIKEIVVVVSKEEMEYCQENVVKKYIFKKPIKLVEGGSERQYSVYNGITNTKEDCEIIAIHDGARPLVEKETVIKALKEAYLHKAVALGVPVKDTIKVVDGKNFILNTPDRKYLWAIQTPQVFERNLIIKAHQKALEDGFLGTDDTVLVERLGYKVKVVEGDYRNIKITTPEDLIVAEAFLKK; from the coding sequence ATGAATGTAAGTGCGGTAATAGTGGCGGCAGGTAAGGGCATTAGAATGGGGCACACAGTAAATAAAGTATACCTTACTATAGCAGGTAAACCAGTTTTGTATTATTCTCTCAAAGCCTTTGATGAAATTGATTGGATTAAGGAAATTGTTGTTGTTGTATCAAAGGAAGAAATGGAATATTGCCAAGAAAATGTAGTAAAAAAGTATATTTTCAAAAAACCAATTAAATTAGTAGAAGGAGGTAGTGAAAGGCAGTATTCTGTTTATAATGGAATTACAAATACAAAGGAAGATTGCGAAATTATAGCAATTCATGATGGAGCAAGGCCTTTAGTTGAGAAAGAAACAGTTATAAAAGCTTTAAAAGAAGCTTATTTGCATAAAGCAGTAGCATTGGGAGTACCTGTCAAAGACACTATAAAAGTAGTTGATGGGAAAAATTTTATTTTAAATACCCCTGATAGAAAATATTTATGGGCAATTCAAACCCCTCAGGTATTTGAAAGGAATTTGATTATTAAAGCTCATCAAAAGGCACTGGAGGATGGTTTTTTGGGGACAGATGACACAGTATTAGTGGAGAGATTGGGTTATAAAGTAAAAGTAGTTGAAGGGGACTATAGAAATATAAAGATAACTACGCCCGAGGATTTGATTGTAGCAGAGGCTTTTTTAAAAAAATAA
- a CDS encoding lipase family alpha/beta hydrolase: MDNPVVFVHGMFGSIFTPTPLGKIWSFGPAAYAYNPFIENLGKLGLVEGKNLFICYYEWWKSVPDSVDTLKLTIEEAKAKTGSHKVDLICHSMGGLLARSYIESDKYQFDVARLIFLATPHFGAANAYYGWEGGTVAPEDDDFINMLFKGFLWIFSKIKGETDAITVIRKYIPSVKDLMPSKEYGNYLFMYPTRYNKILFKNIEYMKVINEFLNSLNKQVGVLYDRVKKIYVFSGDGIYTNKFIQVGKPVSDIVWPDGKPVGVIRDNKGDGTVLKKSALGVEGEKFIVKTGHIGILNDSIPYLQQILGIKEKPQVSILEKVVSYLSMITDKKIVVLDRSKNVISYDIFGKFVWHLNLKPEGEYRISVREPFVSEVYIETNKGNFVKKIKSSRFARGVSMSLEVDKEGNFSVKDD, translated from the coding sequence ATGGATAACCCTGTAGTTTTTGTACACGGGATGTTTGGTTCTATTTTTACTCCAACTCCTTTAGGGAAAATATGGAGTTTTGGTCCTGCGGCTTATGCTTATAATCCTTTTATAGAAAATTTGGGCAAATTAGGCTTAGTAGAAGGGAAAAATCTATTTATATGTTATTATGAATGGTGGAAAAGTGTGCCGGATTCTGTTGATACCCTTAAACTGACTATTGAAGAGGCAAAAGCTAAGACTGGCAGCCATAAAGTAGATTTGATATGCCATAGCATGGGAGGACTTTTAGCGAGAAGTTATATAGAGAGCGATAAATATCAATTTGATGTGGCTAGATTGATATTTTTAGCTACTCCCCATTTTGGAGCGGCAAATGCTTATTATGGTTGGGAGGGGGGTACTGTAGCCCCAGAAGATGATGATTTTATAAACATGCTCTTTAAAGGATTTTTATGGATTTTTTCAAAAATTAAAGGGGAAACTGATGCAATAACTGTTATTCGAAAATACATTCCTTCTGTAAAAGACTTAATGCCTTCTAAAGAATATGGTAACTATCTTTTTATGTATCCTACGAGATATAATAAAATTTTGTTTAAAAATATAGAGTATATGAAAGTTATAAATGAGTTTTTGAATAGTCTAAATAAACAAGTAGGAGTTTTATACGACAGAGTCAAGAAAATCTATGTTTTTTCAGGAGATGGAATATATACTAATAAGTTTATTCAAGTAGGAAAACCAGTAAGTGACATAGTATGGCCAGATGGCAAACCAGTAGGTGTAATAAGGGACAATAAAGGGGACGGTACAGTCCTTAAAAAGAGCGCGTTAGGAGTAGAAGGAGAAAAATTTATTGTAAAAACAGGTCATATTGGAATTTTAAATGATTCCATTCCTTATTTGCAACAAATATTGGGTATTAAAGAAAAGCCCCAAGTTTCTATTTTAGAAAAAGTTGTATCATATTTGAGCATGATAACAGACAAGAAAATAGTAGTGTTAGATAGAAGTAAAAATGTTATAAGTTATGATATCTTTGGCAAATTTGTGTGGCATCTAAATTTAAAACCTGAAGGGGAATATCGCATTTCTGTAAGAGAGCCTTTTGTTTCGGAGGTATATATTGAGACTAATAAAGGGAATTTTGTAAAAAAGATTAAATCATCTCGCTTTGCAAGAGGTGTAAGCATGAGTTTAGAAGTTGATAAAGAAGGGAATTTTAGCGTAAAGGATGATTGA
- the ispF gene encoding 2-C-methyl-D-erythritol 2,4-cyclodiphosphate synthase, whose product MIEVKVGLGYDVHKFEKGRKLILGGVEIPYDKGLAGHSDADVLIHALIDAILGAAGLGDIGEHFPDTEIAYKDIDSSLLLKKVLAIIENKFRVNNVDCIIVAQRPKLSPYKEQIRIKLSELLKIEKKRINVKAKTEEGLGFTGRQEGIKAYVIVSLEELGVDIKK is encoded by the coding sequence ATGATTGAAGTGAAAGTAGGGTTAGGATATGACGTCCACAAGTTTGAAAAAGGAAGAAAGTTAATACTGGGAGGAGTAGAAATTCCCTATGATAAAGGTTTGGCAGGCCATTCTGATGCAGATGTTTTGATACACGCCTTAATTGATGCTATTTTAGGAGCAGCTGGTTTAGGGGATATAGGGGAGCACTTTCCTGATACGGAGATAGCCTATAAAGATATTGATAGTAGCCTTTTATTAAAAAAAGTGTTGGCAATAATAGAGAATAAATTCAGAGTAAATAATGTGGATTGTATTATTGTAGCGCAAAGGCCTAAGTTATCTCCTTATAAAGAGCAAATAAGAATAAAATTATCGGAATTATTAAAAATTGAGAAAAAAAGAATAAATGTAAAAGCAAAAACAGAGGAAGGATTAGGTTTTACAGGTAGACAAGAGGGAATAAAAGCCTATGTTATTGTCAGTTTAGAAGAATTAGGTGTTGACATAAAAAAGTAG
- a CDS encoding proline--tRNA ligase, whose amino-acid sequence MRLSQLLVPTLREIPAEAEIPSHILMLKAALMRKLASGVYIYLPLGQRVLRKVEQIVREEMDRAGSQEVLMSALIPAELLKESGRWDVFGPEMFKLKDRNERDFCLGPTHEEVFTDLIRNEVKSYRQLPLILYQIQTKFRDERRPRFGVMRSREFIMKDAYSFDMDWEGLDKSFNKMYEAYCRIFDRCGLKYLVVEADSGAMGGKDSKEFMVISGVGEAVIAYCDNCGYAANEEKAECLINQEIVEEMLPKEEVYTPNVRTIEELVNFLGITPNKFVKTLIYKAKDNVVAALVRGDRDLNETKLLNILGIREEELELADASIVEKVTGAKVGFAGPIGLKGEVMIIVDNEIPQMRNFIVGANETDYHIKNVNYGRDFKADVVADIKNVIEGDKCPRCGSPLKIDRGIEVGHIFKLGTKYSDALGAKYVDEEGNEKPIIMGCYGIGINRTVAAIIEQHHDEKGIIWPMSVAPYHVIIVPVNVSNEAQNRVAEDIYAALQKEGIEVLIDDRDLRAGVKFNDADLLGIPIRITVGKKVDDGIVEIKLRENEEAEEVKISDVVEKVKNIIKEKM is encoded by the coding sequence ATGAGACTATCGCAGCTGTTAGTTCCGACTTTAAGAGAAATTCCTGCTGAAGCTGAAATTCCCAGCCATATTTTAATGTTAAAGGCTGCATTGATGAGGAAATTGGCTTCAGGGGTATATATTTACTTGCCATTAGGACAAAGGGTACTTAGAAAAGTGGAGCAAATTGTAAGAGAAGAGATGGACAGAGCTGGCAGTCAAGAGGTATTAATGTCTGCTCTTATTCCAGCAGAACTTTTGAAAGAAAGTGGAAGATGGGATGTATTTGGCCCTGAGATGTTTAAGCTAAAAGATAGAAATGAAAGGGACTTTTGCTTAGGGCCTACACACGAAGAGGTTTTTACAGACCTTATTAGAAATGAAGTGAAGTCTTATAGGCAGCTTCCTCTTATTTTATATCAAATTCAAACTAAGTTTAGAGATGAAAGGCGCCCGAGATTTGGCGTCATGAGAAGTAGAGAATTTATAATGAAGGACGCTTACAGCTTTGATATGGATTGGGAAGGGTTGGATAAGTCCTTTAATAAAATGTATGAGGCTTACTGCCGAATATTTGATAGATGTGGACTTAAATATTTGGTCGTAGAAGCTGATTCAGGTGCTATGGGAGGAAAAGACTCAAAAGAGTTTATGGTAATTTCTGGTGTAGGGGAAGCAGTAATAGCTTACTGTGACAATTGTGGTTATGCTGCAAATGAGGAAAAGGCAGAATGCCTTATCAATCAAGAAATAGTTGAAGAGATGTTGCCAAAAGAAGAAGTATATACACCAAATGTTAGAACAATTGAAGAGTTGGTTAATTTTTTGGGAATTACTCCTAATAAATTTGTAAAAACTCTTATATACAAGGCAAAGGACAACGTTGTAGCAGCATTAGTTCGAGGAGATAGAGACTTAAACGAGACAAAGCTTTTAAATATTTTAGGAATAAGAGAAGAGGAGTTAGAATTGGCAGATGCATCAATAGTGGAAAAGGTTACAGGAGCAAAAGTGGGATTTGCAGGACCTATAGGATTAAAAGGAGAAGTAATGATAATAGTAGATAATGAGATTCCGCAAATGAGGAATTTTATAGTAGGAGCAAACGAGACAGATTATCATATTAAAAATGTCAACTATGGTAGAGACTTTAAAGCTGATGTTGTGGCGGATATCAAAAATGTTATTGAAGGAGATAAGTGTCCAAGGTGTGGTTCACCGCTTAAAATTGACAGAGGTATAGAAGTAGGACATATTTTTAAGTTAGGGACAAAGTACAGTGATGCATTGGGAGCTAAGTATGTAGATGAAGAGGGGAATGAAAAGCCAATTATAATGGGCTGCTATGGAATAGGAATTAATAGAACGGTGGCGGCTATTATAGAGCAACACCATGATGAGAAAGGTATTATATGGCCTATGAGTGTTGCACCCTATCATGTGATTATAGTGCCTGTCAATGTTTCTAATGAAGCTCAAAATCGAGTAGCAGAAGATATATATGCTGCTTTGCAAAAAGAGGGAATAGAGGTTTTAATAGATGATAGAGATTTAAGAGCTGGTGTCAAATTTAATGACGCCGATTTGTTAGGAATACCTATAAGGATTACAGTTGGGAAAAAAGTAGATGATGGAATAGTGGAAATAAAATTGAGAGAAAATGAAGAAGCAGAAGAGGTAAAAATTTCTGATGTTGTAGAAAAGGTGAAAAATATTATAAAAGAGAAAATGTAA
- the gltX gene encoding glutamate--tRNA ligase produces MNNLRVRFAPSPTGAIHIGNIRTALFNYLFSRSEGATFVLRIEDTDLERSSKEFEELIFKELEWLGIEWDEGPDKPGPYGPYRQSERLEIYHKFAQKLIEEKKAYRCYCTPEELEEDRRKAVERGDIPCYSGRCRYLTKEQEEAFIREGRKPVIRFIIPDDEVIEFEDMIKGKITIKSDTLGGDMVIVKSDGMPTYNFAVVIDDALMKITHVIRGEDHIYNTPKQILIYKALGFEIPKFAHAPLILGPDRTKLSKRHGNTYIGQYRELGYLPEAMFNFLSLLSWSPEDNVEIMSKEEIIKKFNFRRIHSANPVFDIEKLNWMNQQYIQKSSIERIVDLAIPHLRRAGYIDGIDDMVYNWLKDVISLYKDGLQYVAQITEKAKMFFVEEVEYSDETVKILNSPNSKIVLEVVKKVIEEADEITEEYVKDLLKKLQKETKVKGKEFFMPIRVAITGEDHGPELVKIIPLLGKDKVINRLKKAINLIK; encoded by the coding sequence ATGAACAATTTGAGAGTTAGATTTGCGCCAAGCCCAACTGGAGCTATTCATATAGGGAATATAAGAACTGCTTTATTTAATTATCTTTTTTCAAGAAGTGAAGGGGCTACTTTTGTTTTAAGGATTGAAGACACGGACTTAGAAAGGTCTTCAAAAGAGTTTGAAGAATTAATTTTTAAAGAATTAGAGTGGTTAGGTATAGAATGGGACGAAGGACCAGATAAACCAGGTCCCTATGGCCCTTATAGGCAAAGTGAAAGACTTGAAATTTATCATAAATTTGCCCAGAAACTTATTGAAGAAAAAAAGGCATATAGATGTTATTGTACTCCGGAGGAATTAGAAGAAGATAGAAGAAAGGCAGTAGAAAGAGGAGATATACCTTGTTATTCTGGAAGGTGTAGGTATCTTACAAAGGAGCAAGAAGAGGCTTTTATAAGAGAGGGAAGAAAACCTGTAATAAGGTTTATTATTCCTGACGATGAAGTTATAGAGTTTGAAGACATGATAAAAGGAAAAATTACAATAAAAAGTGATACTTTAGGCGGGGACATGGTAATTGTCAAATCAGACGGAATGCCTACTTACAATTTTGCAGTTGTAATAGATGACGCTCTTATGAAGATTACCCATGTCATAAGAGGAGAAGACCATATATACAATACTCCGAAACAGATACTCATTTACAAGGCTTTAGGATTTGAAATTCCTAAGTTTGCCCATGCGCCTTTAATATTGGGACCAGATAGGACTAAACTTTCTAAAAGGCATGGGAATACTTATATAGGCCAGTATAGAGAATTGGGATATTTGCCAGAAGCTATGTTTAACTTTTTATCTCTTTTAAGTTGGTCACCGGAGGATAATGTAGAAATCATGTCAAAAGAAGAAATAATAAAGAAATTTAATTTCAGAAGGATTCACAGTGCTAATCCTGTCTTTGATATTGAAAAGCTTAATTGGATGAATCAACAGTATATACAAAAAAGTTCTATTGAGAGAATTGTAGATTTGGCTATTCCACATTTAAGAAGGGCAGGATACATTGACGGAATAGATGATATGGTGTATAATTGGCTAAAGGATGTAATATCCCTTTACAAAGATGGACTCCAATATGTGGCTCAAATTACTGAGAAAGCTAAGATGTTTTTTGTAGAAGAAGTTGAGTATTCTGATGAAACGGTGAAAATATTGAATAGCCCAAATAGTAAAATTGTACTAGAAGTAGTTAAAAAAGTCATAGAGGAAGCTGATGAAATAACAGAGGAATATGTTAAAGATTTGCTTAAAAAATTGCAAAAAGAAACCAAGGTAAAAGGGAAAGAATTTTTCATGCCAATCAGAGTAGCAATAACAGGAGAAGACCATGGACCTGAATTGGTGAAGATTATTCCTCTTTTGGGGAAGGATAAAGTGATAAATAGGCTGAAAAAAGCGATAAATTTAATAAAGTAA